The proteins below come from a single Piscinibacter gummiphilus genomic window:
- a CDS encoding STAS domain-containing protein, translating into MKQENNAIAQLLKAHGPQVLQDWLKEVATSATGPQSASAQADASGLLQAFDAGVQGGGDMARLDDASWAALRNLLGNLSRSRAAQGSSASETSQFVLSFKRPLFMAMQKQLADKPAEMVAATWALSSIVDQMAQHTMATYQRTREEVIARQQEELLELSTPVVKLWDGVLATPMIGTLDSARTQLVMEALLQRIVETGAEIAIIDITGVPTVDTLVAQHLLKTVTAIRLMGADCIVSGVRPQIAQTIVHLGIDLQGVTTKATLADALSLALKKLGYTVSRNKV; encoded by the coding sequence ATGAAACAAGAGAACAACGCGATTGCGCAGCTTCTGAAAGCGCACGGCCCGCAGGTCCTTCAAGACTGGCTGAAAGAAGTCGCCACCTCCGCGACCGGCCCACAAAGTGCGAGCGCGCAAGCCGATGCCTCGGGGCTGCTGCAGGCATTCGACGCCGGCGTGCAGGGCGGCGGCGACATGGCGCGGCTCGACGACGCCTCCTGGGCCGCGCTGCGCAACCTGCTCGGCAACCTCTCCCGCTCACGCGCCGCGCAAGGCTCCAGCGCCTCCGAGACGAGCCAATTCGTGCTGTCGTTCAAGCGCCCGCTCTTCATGGCCATGCAAAAGCAGCTCGCCGACAAGCCGGCCGAGATGGTCGCTGCAACCTGGGCGCTCTCCAGCATCGTCGACCAGATGGCGCAGCACACGATGGCCACCTACCAGCGCACGCGCGAAGAGGTCATCGCGCGCCAGCAGGAAGAGTTGCTGGAGCTGTCGACCCCTGTCGTCAAGCTGTGGGACGGCGTGCTGGCCACCCCCATGATCGGCACGCTGGACAGCGCCCGCACGCAGCTCGTCATGGAGGCACTGCTCCAGCGCATCGTCGAGACTGGCGCCGAGATCGCCATCATCGACATCACCGGCGTGCCCACCGTGGACACGCTGGTGGCACAACACCTGCTCAAGACCGTCACGGCCATCCGTCTGATGGGCGCCGACTGCATCGTGAGCGGCGTTCGTCCGCAGATCGCACAGACGATCGTTCACCTCGGCATTGACCTGCAGGGCGTGACCACCAAGGCCACCCTCGCGGATGCGCTGTCGCTTGCACTGAAGAAACTCGGCTACACCGTCTCTCGCAACAAGGTTTGA
- a CDS encoding sensor histidine kinase, with protein sequence MADEDLIAQLRQQVQTLQDELEETNRGVVALYGELDTQAHHLRQATELKSRFLAYMSHEFRTPISTIRSLSRLLIDHVDGPLTPEQDKQVRFIQGTAGELADMVDDLLDLAKVEAGRVDISEAWFELVDLFSALRGMFKPVLTNPDVTLVFEEPQQSLPMYSDDKKLSQILRNFVSNALKFTEKGEVRVSATRVGDESITFAVADTGIGIAKEFQHAIFQDYVQVNSPIQKRLRGTGLGLSLSKKLAELLGGSVSLQSELGKGSVFSVTLPLRRPDAPAQPIAR encoded by the coding sequence ATGGCCGACGAAGACTTGATCGCCCAGCTGCGCCAGCAGGTGCAGACCTTGCAAGACGAGCTGGAAGAAACCAATCGCGGCGTCGTCGCCTTGTATGGCGAACTCGACACCCAAGCCCACCACTTGCGCCAGGCCACCGAACTGAAGAGCCGTTTCCTCGCCTACATGAGCCACGAGTTCCGCACGCCGATCTCGACCATCCGCAGCCTCTCGCGCCTGCTGATCGACCACGTGGACGGCCCGCTGACGCCCGAGCAGGACAAGCAGGTCCGCTTCATCCAGGGCACGGCCGGGGAGCTTGCCGACATGGTCGACGACCTGCTCGACCTGGCCAAGGTCGAAGCCGGTCGTGTCGACATCTCGGAAGCGTGGTTTGAACTCGTCGACCTCTTCTCAGCCCTGCGCGGCATGTTCAAGCCCGTGCTGACCAACCCCGACGTGACCCTCGTTTTCGAGGAGCCGCAGCAGTCGCTGCCCATGTACAGCGACGACAAGAAGCTCTCGCAGATCCTGCGCAACTTCGTCTCGAACGCGCTCAAGTTCACCGAGAAGGGCGAGGTGCGCGTCTCGGCCACCCGGGTGGGTGACGAATCGATCACCTTCGCCGTGGCCGACACGGGCATCGGCATCGCCAAGGAATTCCAGCACGCGATCTTCCAGGACTACGTGCAGGTCAACTCCCCCATCCAGAAGCGCCTGCGGGGCACGGGGCTTGGCCTGTCGCTCAGCAAGAAGCTCGCCGAGCTGCTGGGCGGCTCGGTGTCGCTGCAGAGCGAGCTGGGCAAGGGATCGGTGTTTTCCGTCACGCTGCCGCTGCGCCGCCCCGACGCGCCGGCGCAACCCATCGCGAGGTGA
- a CDS encoding STAS domain-containing protein, whose amino-acid sequence MQKIPILQMGNCLLVTIQVDLQDQIAMALQEDLATRIEATGARGVLIDISALEIVDSFIGRMLADISGVARVLDAKTVVVGMQPAVAITLVELGLSLEGVSTALNVERGMRLLNAAAQEDGLDSITG is encoded by the coding sequence ATGCAGAAGATTCCGATCCTGCAAATGGGCAATTGCCTGCTGGTGACCATCCAGGTCGACCTGCAGGACCAGATCGCCATGGCATTGCAGGAAGACCTGGCCACCCGGATCGAAGCCACAGGCGCACGGGGCGTGCTCATCGACATCTCGGCACTCGAGATCGTCGACTCCTTCATCGGGCGCATGCTCGCCGACATCTCCGGCGTGGCGCGCGTGCTCGATGCCAAGACCGTCGTCGTGGGCATGCAGCCTGCCGTTGCCATCACGCTGGTGGAGCTCGGCCTTTCGCTCGAAGGCGTGAGCACCGCGCTGAACGTGGAGCGTGGCATGCGGCTCCTGAACGCTGCTGCCCAGGAGGACGGCCTTGACTCCATCACCGGCTGA
- a CDS encoding ATP-binding SpoIIE family protein phosphatase, translating into MGSHLAIDLLDASQVGEARRAVARLSQSLGFDEETSGRAALVATELGTNLVRHAHGGRLMLAARHDLPTGGGVEMLSVDEGPGMADLAACRRDGYSSGGTPGTGLGAIERMSDEFSITSTPGRGTIAVARVFAQRRAVASGSFRAAGLSTCAPGETVCGDAYALRINGASASVVVADGLGHGPGAAEASLAAVKVFDTAADGASPAQILERSHAALRVTRGAAAAVAQLDAARGTVVFAGAGNIAGRIISGVDDRSLLSQHGTVGLQIRRIQEASYEWPAHALVVLHSDGVASRWTLADTPGLLQSDPLVIAAWLLREHSRGRDDATVVVIRRS; encoded by the coding sequence TTGGGCTCGCACCTCGCGATCGACCTCCTCGATGCCAGCCAGGTCGGCGAAGCACGGCGCGCCGTCGCGCGCTTGTCGCAGAGCCTCGGCTTCGATGAAGAGACCAGCGGCCGCGCGGCACTCGTGGCCACGGAACTCGGCACCAATCTCGTGCGCCATGCCCACGGCGGCCGCCTGATGCTCGCCGCGCGCCACGACCTGCCCACAGGTGGAGGCGTGGAGATGCTGTCGGTCGACGAGGGCCCGGGCATGGCCGATCTGGCGGCCTGCCGGCGCGACGGCTATTCGAGCGGCGGGACACCCGGCACCGGGCTGGGCGCGATCGAACGCATGTCCGACGAGTTCTCGATCACCTCCACCCCCGGCCGCGGCACGATCGCGGTGGCCCGTGTCTTCGCCCAGCGGCGCGCGGTGGCCAGCGGGAGCTTCCGTGCGGCGGGCCTGTCGACCTGCGCACCGGGTGAGACTGTGTGCGGCGATGCCTACGCCCTCCGCATCAACGGCGCGTCGGCCAGCGTCGTCGTGGCCGACGGCCTGGGCCACGGCCCCGGCGCGGCCGAAGCCTCGCTCGCGGCGGTCAAGGTCTTCGACACCGCCGCCGACGGCGCGTCACCGGCGCAGATCCTCGAACGCAGCCACGCTGCCCTGCGCGTCACCCGCGGCGCCGCTGCCGCCGTGGCGCAGCTCGATGCGGCGCGCGGCACCGTGGTCTTCGCGGGCGCGGGCAACATCGCCGGACGCATCATCTCCGGCGTCGACGATCGTTCGCTTCTCTCGCAGCACGGCACGGTCGGCTTGCAGATCCGGCGCATCCAGGAAGCCTCTTACGAGTGGCCGGCACATGCGCTCGTGGTGCTGCACTCCGATGGCGTTGCCAGTCGCTGGACGCTGGCCGACACGCCCGGCCTGCTGCAAAGCGACCCGCTGGTGATCGCGGCGTGGCTGCTGCGCGAGCACAGCCGTGGCCGCGACGACGCCACGGTGGTTGTCATCCGGAGGTCGTGA
- a CDS encoding anti-sigma regulatory factor, with protein MTPSPADEALSGSAPVRSEQDIVLSRQLVRKLTQQLKFSLVDQTKMITAASELSRNTLVYGGGGEMRWEIVSNGAKTGLQLAFEDKGPGIPDLEQALTDGWTSGGGLGMGLSGSRRLVNDFDIRTAPGEGTCVTITRWK; from the coding sequence TTGACTCCATCACCGGCTGACGAGGCGCTCAGCGGCAGCGCGCCCGTGCGGTCCGAGCAGGACATCGTCCTGAGCCGGCAGCTCGTGCGCAAGCTCACCCAGCAGCTCAAGTTTTCGCTGGTCGACCAGACCAAGATGATCACCGCCGCCAGCGAGCTCTCGCGCAACACGCTCGTCTACGGCGGCGGCGGCGAGATGCGCTGGGAGATCGTGAGCAACGGGGCGAAGACTGGCCTGCAGCTCGCCTTCGAGGACAAGGGCCCGGGCATTCCGGACCTCGAACAAGCCCTCACCGATGGCTGGACCTCCGGTGGCGGCCTGGGCATGGGCCTCTCGGGCAGCCGACGCCTGGTCAACGATTTCGACATCCGCACGGCGCCCGGCGAGGGCACCTGCGTGACGATCACCCGCTGGAAGTGA